One stretch of Actinacidiphila sp. DG2A-62 DNA includes these proteins:
- a CDS encoding AMP-dependent synthetase/ligase, which produces MREFSLPALYEVPADGNLTDLVRRNAAQHPDIPVIARKDPAGGWQDVTASAFLAEVRAAAKGLIASGVEPGDRVALMSRTRYEWTLLDFAVWSAGAVTVPVYETSSPSQIEWILADSGAVAVVVESAAHEDAVESVRVRLPRLKHVWRIDAGGDGANAVEALAAAGTDVSDAAAEERAGAARADSPATIVYTSGTTGRPKGCVLSHRSFFAECGNVVERLAPLFRTGDSSVLLFLPLAHVFGRLVEVASVMAPIRLGLVPDVKTLTDDLQGFRPTLILGVPRVFEKVYNTARATAQAGGKGRIFDRAAATAIDYSLALDTPSGPSLKLRLAHRVFDRLVYAKLRAVLGGRATHAISGGAPLGERLGHFYRGIGFTVLEGYGLTESCAATAFNPWDRTKIGTVGQPLPGSTVRIADDGEVLLYGEHLFTGYWNNDAATAEAMADGWFHTGDLGALDEDGYLSITGRKKEIIVTAGGKNVAPAVIEDRIRADALVAECMVVGDGRPFVGALVTLDEEFLPHWAEQHGKTGRTVAELAADPDLLAAVQQAVDVGNAAVSKAESVRRFRILPGQFTEESGHLTPSLKLKRNVVASDFADEIEALYAAPRG; this is translated from the coding sequence TTGCGTGAGTTCAGCCTTCCGGCACTGTACGAGGTCCCGGCGGACGGCAATCTGACGGATCTCGTCCGCCGCAACGCCGCGCAGCACCCGGACATCCCCGTGATCGCCCGCAAGGATCCGGCGGGAGGCTGGCAGGACGTGACCGCGAGCGCGTTCCTCGCCGAGGTGCGCGCCGCGGCCAAGGGGCTGATCGCCTCCGGGGTGGAGCCGGGCGACCGCGTCGCGCTGATGTCGCGCACCCGGTACGAGTGGACGCTGCTGGACTTCGCCGTGTGGAGTGCCGGCGCGGTGACCGTGCCGGTCTACGAGACCTCCTCGCCGTCCCAGATCGAGTGGATCCTCGCCGACTCCGGCGCCGTCGCGGTGGTGGTCGAGTCGGCCGCGCACGAGGACGCGGTGGAGTCCGTGCGGGTGCGGCTGCCGCGGCTGAAGCACGTGTGGCGGATCGACGCGGGCGGCGACGGCGCGAACGCGGTGGAGGCGCTGGCCGCGGCCGGCACGGACGTCTCCGACGCGGCGGCCGAGGAGCGGGCCGGCGCGGCCCGCGCGGACTCGCCGGCCACCATCGTCTACACCTCGGGCACCACCGGCCGGCCCAAGGGCTGCGTGCTCAGCCACCGCAGCTTCTTCGCCGAGTGCGGCAACGTGGTGGAGCGGCTGGCGCCGCTGTTCCGCACCGGCGACTCCTCGGTGCTGCTGTTCCTGCCGCTCGCCCACGTCTTCGGCCGGCTGGTGGAGGTGGCGAGCGTGATGGCGCCGATCCGGCTCGGCCTGGTGCCGGACGTCAAGACGCTCACCGACGACCTCCAGGGCTTCCGGCCGACCCTGATCCTGGGCGTGCCGCGGGTGTTCGAGAAGGTCTACAACACCGCGCGGGCCACCGCCCAGGCCGGCGGCAAGGGCCGGATCTTCGACCGGGCCGCGGCGACGGCGATCGACTACAGCCTGGCGCTGGACACCCCGTCCGGCCCCTCGCTGAAGCTGCGGCTGGCGCACCGCGTCTTCGACCGGCTGGTGTACGCCAAGCTGCGCGCGGTGCTGGGCGGCCGGGCCACCCACGCGATCTCCGGCGGCGCGCCGCTCGGCGAGCGCCTGGGCCACTTCTACCGCGGCATCGGCTTCACCGTGCTGGAGGGCTACGGGCTGACCGAGTCGTGCGCGGCGACCGCGTTCAACCCCTGGGACCGTACGAAGATCGGCACGGTCGGCCAGCCGCTGCCCGGCTCCACGGTCCGCATCGCCGACGACGGCGAGGTGCTGCTGTACGGCGAGCACCTGTTCACCGGCTACTGGAACAACGACGCGGCGACCGCGGAGGCGATGGCCGACGGCTGGTTCCACACCGGCGACCTGGGCGCGCTGGACGAGGACGGCTACCTGTCGATCACCGGCCGCAAGAAGGAGATCATCGTGACGGCCGGCGGCAAGAACGTCGCGCCCGCGGTGATCGAGGACCGGATCAGGGCGGACGCGCTGGTCGCCGAGTGCATGGTGGTCGGCGACGGCCGGCCGTTCGTGGGCGCGCTGGTCACCCTGGACGAGGAGTTCCTGCCGCACTGGGCGGAGCAGCACGGCAAGACCGGCCGCACGGTCGCCGAACTGGCCGCGGACCCGGACCTGCTGGCCGCGGTGCAGCAGGCGGTGGACGTGGGCAACGCGGCGGTCTCCAAGGCGGAGTCGGTGCGCAGGTTCCGCATCCTGCCCGGCCAGTTCACCGAGGAGTCCGGCCACCTCACGCCGTCGCTGAAGCTCAAGCGGAACGTGGTGGCCAGCGATTTCGCGGACGAGATCGAGGCGCTGTACGCGGCGCCGCGCGGGTAG
- a CDS encoding C40 family peptidase: protein MVSHRRTPQPGLAARTTRVTVLSAAAASAALAGTAAQRAAADPGAAPQDTATRIDGLYQQAEQATQRYDAAQERTRQLRADLTALEDRAAATQQRVNELRDEMGVLAASQYREGAIDPTLALLLSDDPADFLDRASAIDRLGGQQGERLRQLQEAERGLRQQRGQATQKLADLRRTGAQLAARKRDVQRALVAARALLRTLPPAQRAAYAAGDPYGDPRASRDRGAGLPDLAHLGDLPAPSGRAALAVAAARRAIGAPYVWGATGPNAFDCSGLMQYAYRRAGVSLPRTSQEQMNAGVRVPLSQARPGDLVIYRADASHVAMYIGGGRVIHAPYPGARVRVDRVDMMPVTAVTRP, encoded by the coding sequence GTGGTCTCGCATCGACGTACCCCTCAGCCCGGGCTGGCCGCCCGCACCACCCGCGTGACCGTGCTGTCCGCCGCGGCCGCCTCCGCGGCGCTGGCCGGCACCGCCGCCCAGCGGGCCGCCGCCGACCCCGGCGCCGCTCCCCAGGACACCGCGACGCGCATCGACGGCCTCTACCAGCAGGCCGAGCAGGCCACCCAGCGCTACGACGCCGCCCAGGAGCGCACCCGCCAGCTGCGCGCCGACCTCACCGCGCTGGAGGACCGCGCCGCCGCCACGCAGCAGCGCGTCAACGAACTGCGCGACGAGATGGGCGTGCTGGCCGCCTCGCAGTACCGCGAGGGCGCGATCGACCCGACGCTCGCGCTGCTGCTCTCCGACGACCCGGCGGACTTCCTCGACCGGGCGTCCGCGATCGACCGGCTCGGCGGGCAGCAGGGCGAGCGGCTGCGACAGCTCCAGGAGGCCGAGCGCGGACTGCGCCAGCAGCGCGGCCAGGCCACGCAGAAGCTCGCGGACCTCCGCCGGACCGGCGCGCAGCTGGCCGCGCGCAAGCGGGACGTCCAGCGGGCGCTGGTGGCCGCGCGGGCGCTCCTGCGCACGCTGCCGCCCGCGCAGCGCGCCGCCTACGCGGCGGGCGATCCCTACGGGGACCCGCGCGCCTCCCGCGACCGGGGCGCGGGCCTTCCCGACCTCGCGCACCTCGGGGACCTGCCGGCGCCGTCCGGGCGGGCGGCCCTCGCGGTCGCCGCGGCCCGCCGGGCGATCGGCGCGCCCTACGTCTGGGGGGCGACCGGGCCCAACGCGTTCGACTGCTCCGGGCTGATGCAGTACGCCTACCGGCGGGCGGGGGTGTCGCTGCCGCGGACGTCGCAGGAGCAGATGAACGCGGGGGTGCGGGTGCCTTTGAGCCAGGCGCGGCCCGGCGATCTGGTCATCTACCGGGCCGACGCGAGCCACGTCGCGATGTACATCGGCGGCGGGCGGGTCATCCACGCGCCCTACCCGGGCGCCCGGGTCCGCGTCGACCGGGTCGACATGATGCCCGTCACCGCCGTGACCCGCCCCTGA
- a CDS encoding glycosyltransferase family 4 protein, translated as MDKTLIVTNDFPPRPGGIQSFVHSMALRLDPGRVVVYCSTWKDREEVARFDAEQPFPVIRDRTQMLLPVPRVNRRAAALLREHGCTSVWFGAAAPLGLMAPALRAAGARRLVATTHGHEAGWAQLPGSRRLLRRIGDGVDTVTYLGEYTRSRIAPALGPRAAKRMVQLPPGVDEKTFHPGSGGAAVRAALGLSDRPVVVCVSRLVPRKGQDTLILALPRVLREFPDAVLLIVGGGPYRRDLERLAERTGVAASVRFTGPVPWKDLPAHFGAGDVFAMPCRTRRGGLDVEGLGIVYLEASATGLPVVAGDSGGAPDAVLDGETGWVVRGGSGEQTAERVLTLLRDPELRARMGERGRAWVEESWRWDLLATRLTSLL; from the coding sequence ATGGACAAGACGCTGATCGTCACCAACGACTTCCCGCCCAGGCCCGGGGGCATCCAGTCCTTCGTGCACAGCATGGCGCTGCGGCTCGACCCCGGCCGGGTGGTGGTGTACTGCTCGACGTGGAAGGACCGCGAGGAGGTCGCGCGGTTCGACGCGGAGCAGCCGTTCCCCGTGATCAGGGACCGCACCCAGATGCTGCTGCCGGTGCCGCGGGTGAACCGGCGGGCCGCGGCCCTGCTGCGCGAGCACGGCTGCACCTCGGTGTGGTTCGGCGCCGCCGCGCCGCTCGGGCTGATGGCCCCCGCGCTGCGCGCGGCCGGCGCCCGGCGACTGGTGGCCACCACCCACGGGCACGAGGCCGGCTGGGCGCAACTGCCCGGCAGCAGGCGGCTGTTGCGGCGGATCGGCGACGGCGTCGACACCGTGACCTACCTGGGCGAGTACACCCGCTCGCGGATCGCGCCCGCGCTCGGTCCGCGGGCGGCTAAGCGGATGGTCCAACTGCCGCCCGGCGTCGACGAGAAGACCTTCCACCCCGGCTCCGGCGGCGCGGCGGTGCGGGCCGCGCTGGGCCTGTCCGACCGGCCGGTGGTGGTGTGCGTGTCGCGGCTGGTGCCGCGCAAGGGCCAGGACACGCTGATCCTCGCGCTGCCGCGCGTCCTGCGCGAGTTCCCCGACGCCGTGCTGCTGATCGTCGGCGGCGGGCCGTACCGCCGCGACCTGGAGCGGCTGGCCGAACGCACCGGCGTGGCCGCGTCGGTCCGCTTCACCGGCCCGGTGCCGTGGAAGGACCTGCCCGCGCACTTCGGCGCCGGCGACGTCTTCGCGATGCCCTGCCGCACCCGCCGCGGCGGCCTGGACGTCGAGGGCCTCGGCATCGTCTACCTGGAGGCGTCCGCCACCGGCCTGCCGGTCGTCGCCGGCGACTCCGGGGGCGCGCCGGACGCGGTGCTGGACGGCGAGACCGGCTGGGTGGTCCGCGGCGGCTCCGGCGAGCAGACCGCCGAGCGGGTGCTGACGCTGCTGCGCGACCCCGAACTGCGCGCCCGCATGGGCGAACGCGGCCGCGCCTGGGTCGAGGAGTCCTGGCGCTGGGACCTGCTGGCGACCCGGCTGACGTCCCTGCTGTAG
- a CDS encoding M48 family metallopeptidase, which yields MTLPPAESPLPDDDSATPQDSATPQDPAVRDDSAVPDDSAVPDDSEVRDEPRDAAGDFSAEEVARGRALRRGVVPVALADSAAGFALTAALGLTPGGAGLVGAFGGAWWARVVGAAVTLVLLPFVLGLPFAARGRVVRARFGLVTQGWRGWAVDQLRGLLISLPLLLGALFAVYALASATRLWWLWAALGAAVVTVVLSFLAPLLFEPLFNRFTPMPPGELRDALLALAARDGVAVRDVLVADASRRTTALNAYVSGFGRTRRIVAYDTLLTTAAPREVELVVAHELGHVVHRDVPRGTLLGALGAGLGVCVLAAVVTWGPLLDAAGVDRFADPRSAWLLAAVAALGGALFGPLGRALSRRVERRADLHALHLTGAPEEFIAMQRRLTVANVADPDPPRLLHLLLSTHPAPAARIAMARTQPAGRP from the coding sequence GTGACCTTGCCCCCGGCTGAGTCCCCGCTCCCCGACGACGATTCCGCGACCCCGCAGGACTCCGCGACCCCGCAGGACCCCGCGGTCCGGGACGACTCCGCGGTCCCGGACGACTCCGCGGTCCCGGACGACTCCGAAGTCCGGGACGAACCCCGGGACGCCGCCGGCGACTTCAGCGCCGAGGAGGTGGCGCGGGGGCGGGCGCTGCGGCGCGGCGTCGTGCCGGTGGCGCTCGCGGACTCGGCGGCCGGCTTCGCGCTGACCGCGGCCCTCGGGCTGACGCCGGGCGGCGCCGGGCTGGTCGGGGCGTTCGGCGGGGCCTGGTGGGCGCGGGTGGTGGGCGCGGCGGTGACGCTGGTGCTGCTGCCGTTCGTGCTCGGCCTGCCGTTCGCGGCCCGCGGCCGGGTGGTACGGGCCCGGTTCGGCCTGGTCACGCAGGGCTGGCGGGGCTGGGCCGTCGACCAGCTGCGCGGCCTGCTGATCTCGCTGCCGCTGCTGCTCGGAGCGCTCTTCGCGGTCTACGCGCTGGCCAGCGCCACCCGGCTGTGGTGGCTGTGGGCGGCGCTCGGCGCGGCGGTCGTGACGGTCGTGCTGTCCTTCCTCGCGCCGCTGCTCTTCGAGCCGTTGTTCAACCGCTTCACGCCGATGCCGCCGGGGGAGCTGCGCGACGCCCTGCTCGCGCTCGCCGCGCGGGACGGCGTCGCGGTCCGCGACGTGCTGGTGGCCGACGCCTCCCGCCGTACCACCGCCTTGAACGCGTACGTCTCCGGCTTCGGCAGGACCCGCCGCATCGTCGCCTACGACACGCTGCTGACCACCGCGGCGCCGCGCGAGGTCGAACTGGTCGTGGCGCACGAGCTGGGGCACGTGGTGCACCGGGACGTGCCGCGCGGCACCCTGCTGGGCGCGCTCGGCGCCGGGCTCGGGGTGTGCGTCCTGGCCGCGGTGGTCACATGGGGGCCGCTGCTGGACGCGGCGGGCGTGGACCGGTTCGCCGACCCGCGCTCGGCGTGGCTGCTCGCCGCGGTCGCCGCGCTCGGCGGCGCGCTGTTCGGGCCGCTCGGCCGGGCGCTGAGCCGCCGGGTGGAGCGCCGCGCCGACCTGCACGCGCTGCACCTGACCGGCGCGCCCGAGGAGTTCATCGCGATGCAGCGGCGGCTGACGGTCGCCAACGTCGCCGATCCCGATCCGCCGCGGCTGCTGCACCTGCTGCTGTCCACGCACCCCGCGCCGGCCGCGCGGATCGCGATGGCCAGGACCCAGCCGGCCGGACGGCCGTAG
- a CDS encoding C40 family peptidase, giving the protein MASHRRPKPASRTRVTVLTATAAAAVALSAQAANAAPAKQSVKDAKAKVDALYTQAEQATEKYDAANEKLSTLQKDASTLQDQVARQQQHLNALRDSLGTIAASQYRSGGVDPTIQLFLSSNPDSYLDKATALDQLTSLQASSLDQLQDAKRTLDQERAEATAKLTELQSTRAELAKRKAEAKTKLSQARAVLNSLTAAQRAEMDRQDAIAASRASSRVDLGDAKAATARAQAAFTAAQSKIGDPYVYGATGPGSFDCSGLTSWAYSQAGVSIPRTSQEQANAGTRIYNASQLGVGDLVIFYGDYHHVGLYAGNGMVLHAPKPGASVRYEAMSDMPFEFGVRI; this is encoded by the coding sequence GTGGCGTCCCACCGTCGTCCCAAGCCGGCAAGCCGCACGCGCGTGACCGTGCTGACCGCGACCGCTGCGGCGGCCGTCGCCCTCTCCGCCCAGGCCGCCAACGCGGCCCCCGCCAAGCAGTCCGTCAAGGACGCCAAGGCCAAGGTGGACGCCCTCTACACGCAGGCGGAGCAGGCGACCGAGAAGTACGACGCGGCCAACGAGAAGCTTTCTACCCTCCAGAAGGACGCATCAACCCTTCAGGACCAGGTGGCGCGGCAGCAGCAGCACCTCAACGCGCTGCGGGACAGCCTCGGCACGATCGCCGCCTCGCAGTACCGCAGCGGCGGCGTCGACCCGACGATCCAGCTCTTCCTCTCCTCGAACCCGGACAGCTACCTGGACAAGGCCACCGCGCTGGACCAGTTGACGTCCCTGCAGGCCAGCTCGCTCGACCAGCTCCAGGACGCCAAGCGCACGCTGGACCAGGAGCGCGCCGAGGCCACCGCGAAGCTCACCGAACTCCAGAGCACCCGCGCGGAGTTGGCCAAGCGCAAGGCCGAGGCCAAGACCAAGCTCTCGCAGGCGCGGGCCGTGCTGAACTCGCTGACCGCCGCCCAGCGCGCCGAGATGGACCGGCAGGACGCGATAGCCGCCAGCCGGGCCAGCTCCCGGGTCGACCTCGGCGACGCGAAGGCCGCCACCGCGCGCGCCCAGGCCGCGTTCACCGCCGCGCAGTCCAAGATCGGCGACCCGTACGTCTACGGCGCCACCGGACCCGGCTCGTTCGACTGCTCCGGCCTCACCTCCTGGGCCTACAGCCAGGCGGGCGTGTCCATCCCGCGCACCTCGCAGGAGCAGGCCAACGCCGGCACCCGCATCTACAACGCCTCCCAGCTCGGCGTCGGCGACCTGGTGATCTTCTACGGCGACTACCACCATGTCGGCCTCTACGCCGGCAACGGCATGGTCCTGCACGCGCCGAAGCCCGGCGCGTCGGTGCGGTACGAGGCCATGAGCGACATGCCCTTCGAGTTCGGCGTCCGCATCTGA
- a CDS encoding glycosyltransferase 87 family protein, translating to MMRCVTKADKSVERPSARRPSAGRILAVWAVTRAAMLVFVFKVFRLPKQVILNDVSHVYEPWFAVLRHGTFPAHDVTWQYPPGAAAVMAAPAALPLVSYTTGFFCLAFLADAGVLAALLRDARRSGRAAGAWVWTAGVALLGPLVYARYDVLVTAVAVAAMLALPRRPRLGGALAAVGALLKVWPVLLLVGTPPGRPTRRAWTAAAGTAAGLLTLFALTMSGSLSFLTMQRDRGTEVESLGALVFHLGRHAGWHGTVRMNYGSMEFLGPHVHAVSLAALGLSVAGFGWLLWWRLRARTFTAATPYDAAFTALLVFTTTSRVISPQYMVWLIGAGAVCVTVRGSCQRLPVLLTLAATLFTTLEFPLFFQEVTASTAWGVLLIAVRNALLVAASLLACRRLWRATGPGAAADRSASATPLPAPPRRPRSAPRAERRFVR from the coding sequence ATGATGCGTTGCGTGACAAAAGCTGACAAAAGTGTGGAACGGCCGTCGGCGAGGCGGCCGTCGGCCGGACGGATCCTCGCGGTGTGGGCGGTGACCAGGGCCGCGATGCTGGTGTTCGTCTTCAAGGTGTTCCGCCTGCCCAAGCAGGTGATCCTCAACGACGTGTCGCACGTGTACGAGCCGTGGTTCGCGGTGCTGCGGCACGGGACGTTCCCCGCGCACGACGTGACGTGGCAGTACCCGCCGGGCGCCGCCGCGGTGATGGCCGCGCCGGCCGCGCTGCCGCTGGTGTCGTACACCACCGGCTTCTTCTGCCTGGCGTTCCTCGCGGACGCGGGCGTGCTCGCGGCGTTGCTGCGCGACGCGCGCCGGTCGGGGCGGGCCGCGGGGGCGTGGGTGTGGACGGCGGGCGTCGCGCTGCTCGGGCCGCTGGTGTACGCGCGCTACGACGTGCTGGTCACCGCGGTGGCGGTGGCCGCGATGCTGGCGCTGCCCCGGCGACCGCGGCTGGGCGGGGCGCTGGCCGCGGTGGGCGCGCTGCTGAAGGTGTGGCCGGTGCTGCTGCTGGTCGGCACCCCGCCGGGCCGGCCGACCCGGCGTGCGTGGACCGCGGCGGCCGGCACGGCGGCCGGGCTGCTGACGCTGTTCGCGCTGACCATGTCCGGCTCGCTGTCGTTCCTGACCATGCAGCGCGACCGCGGCACCGAGGTCGAGTCGCTGGGCGCGCTGGTCTTCCACCTCGGGCGGCACGCCGGCTGGCACGGCACGGTGCGGATGAACTACGGCTCGATGGAGTTCCTCGGCCCGCACGTGCACGCGGTGAGCCTGGCCGCGCTGGGCCTGAGCGTGGCCGGCTTCGGCTGGCTGCTGTGGTGGCGGCTGCGCGCCCGTACGTTCACCGCGGCGACGCCCTACGACGCGGCGTTCACCGCGCTGCTGGTGTTCACCACCACCAGCCGGGTGATCAGCCCGCAGTACATGGTGTGGCTGATCGGCGCGGGCGCGGTGTGCGTGACCGTGCGCGGCAGCTGCCAGCGGCTCCCGGTGCTGCTGACCCTGGCCGCGACGCTCTTCACCACGCTGGAGTTCCCGCTGTTCTTCCAGGAGGTGACGGCGAGCACCGCGTGGGGCGTGCTGCTCATCGCGGTCCGCAACGCGCTGCTGGTCGCCGCGTCGCTGCTGGCCTGCCGCCGGCTGTGGCGGGCGACCGGGCCGGGCGCGGCGGCCGACCGGTCCGCGTCGGCGACGCCGCTGCCGGCCCCGCCTCGGCGTCCGCGCTCAGCACCTCGCGCTGAGCGGCGATTCGTGCGGTGA